From one Methanophagales archaeon genomic stretch:
- a CDS encoding 30S ribosomal protein S27e, whose product MKRETRSKFLKLRCDDCENEQIVFDHATTTVRCNVCGRTLVEPRGGKAEIKSRIIDVLG is encoded by the coding sequence ATGAAAAGGGAAACGAGGAGCAAATTCCTAAAGTTGAGATGCGATGACTGTGAGAATGAGCAGATTGTATTTGACCACGCAACCACTACGGTTAGATGTAACGTTTGTGGAAGGACTCTGGTCGAACCACGGGGTGGTAAGGCAGAGATAAAGAGCAGGATAATAGATGTTCTCGGATGA
- a CDS encoding 50S ribosomal protein L44e: MPKRVRIFCPFCGRHTEHEVEKVKKGRPSSLNWIVRQKKRKSGIGNSGKFSKVPGGDKPTKKVFLRYKCMECKKAHQREGFRVSKLEFVE; encoded by the coding sequence ATGCCGAAGCGAGTAAGGATTTTCTGCCCTTTCTGCGGGCGACATACGGAGCATGAAGTGGAGAAGGTGAAAAAAGGCAGACCTTCCTCTTTAAACTGGATTGTCAGGCAGAAGAAGCGCAAATCGGGCATAGGGAATAGCGGCAAATTCTCCAAAGTACCTGGTGGAGACAAACCAACGAAGAAGGTCTTTCTCAGGTATAAATGCATGGAATGTAAGAAGGCACATCAGAGGGAGGGTTTCCGGGTTTCCAAGCTCGAGTTCGTTGAATAA
- a CDS encoding molybdopterin molybdotransferase MoeA, producing the protein MKLFRTLIPLREAQSMVLRHVRRVGVEEVSFDLAAGRVLAEDIISEMDSPPFNRAAMDGYAVKAEDTFGAAPDKPLVLHRREPGSESEELNEGEYIPVQTGMPMPKGSNAVLMLEYGRERDSKLEIFKPVTPGKNVSFKGEDVRRGDIILNKGRVLRAADIGMLASIGKSRVKVYKRGIIGILSTGDELYDPKGSSKGAIADVNSYVLAALMGMIAKPSRMGIVRDNYDALKAAIESCITDCDADAILVSGGSSVGNRDFIGDVVEDLGEMIFHGVAIRPGEPTGFGIINEKPIFCLPGYPVSMIAAFEMLVRPLIEAMHGLKGAMIRQVFAVVSKKIPSAVGRTDFVRVRLYHDEYDGKYYVEPIRVSGSGILSSVTRSDGFVIIEDNKEGIEEGEQIGVNLW; encoded by the coding sequence ATGAAACTTTTTCGTACGCTTATACCATTGAGAGAAGCACAGAGCATGGTTTTAAGGCATGTGAGGCGTGTGGGTGTAGAGGAAGTCAGCTTTGATCTCGCTGCTGGTAGGGTTCTTGCGGAAGACATCATCTCTGAGATGGATAGCCCTCCTTTTAACCGCGCTGCTATGGATGGTTACGCAGTGAAAGCTGAGGATACCTTTGGAGCAGCACCGGATAAACCTCTGGTTCTTCACAGGCGTGAACCAGGCTCGGAGTCAGAGGAGCTGAACGAGGGAGAGTATATCCCCGTACAAACAGGTATGCCGATGCCGAAAGGTAGTAATGCAGTGCTCATGTTAGAATATGGGAGGGAGAGGGACTCGAAGCTGGAGATCTTTAAGCCTGTTACGCCAGGAAAAAATGTCTCTTTCAAGGGCGAAGATGTGAGGCGCGGGGATATAATATTAAATAAGGGGCGGGTACTTCGAGCCGCTGACATCGGTATGCTTGCATCTATTGGCAAGAGTCGTGTGAAAGTGTATAAAAGAGGTATTATCGGGATTTTATCAACGGGAGACGAGTTGTATGATCCAAAGGGCAGTTCGAAAGGGGCAATCGCGGACGTGAACAGTTATGTACTGGCAGCGTTGATGGGTATGATAGCGAAACCATCCAGAATGGGCATAGTGAGGGACAATTATGACGCGCTAAAAGCTGCAATTGAATCCTGTATTACAGACTGCGACGCCGACGCTATACTGGTGAGCGGCGGTAGTTCAGTGGGTAACCGTGATTTTATTGGGGATGTAGTGGAGGATTTAGGCGAGATGATATTTCATGGCGTTGCTATTCGACCGGGAGAGCCAACTGGCTTTGGAATCATAAATGAAAAACCCATCTTCTGCCTACCGGGGTATCCAGTATCAATGATTGCGGCATTTGAGATGCTTGTTAGACCCCTTATAGAAGCGATGCATGGGCTAAAAGGGGCAATGATAAGGCAGGTCTTCGCGGTTGTTAGCAAGAAGATACCATCGGCAGTGGGCAGAACCGATTTCGTCCGCGTCAGGTTATATCATGATGAGTATGATGGCAAATATTATGTGGAGCCGATAAGGGTAAGTGGTTCGGGCATTTTATCCAGCGTAACGAGATCCGATGGGTTTGTCATAATAGAGGATAATAAAGAGGGTATAGAGGAGGGTGAACAGATAGGAGTAAACCTGTGGTGA